The following are encoded together in the Juglans microcarpa x Juglans regia isolate MS1-56 chromosome 2D, Jm3101_v1.0, whole genome shotgun sequence genome:
- the LOC121250257 gene encoding LOW QUALITY PROTEIN: protein PAT1 homolog 2-like (The sequence of the model RefSeq protein was modified relative to this genomic sequence to represent the inferred CDS: inserted 1 base in 1 codon) gives MERSDGKAFKDFAEDSSGNALFDASQYDFFGHNAVEEVELGGLEDNRDNGPAFGPADDEYHLFDREEVVGLGSLPDVDDLAATFAKLNRAVTGPRHPGVIGDRGSGSFSRESSSAAEWTQDGDFGNWLDQHMFRTDSVEEEKRWSSQPQPSARVAEYKPLYRTSSYPEQQPVLHRYSSEPILVPKSTFTSFPPPGSRSEHGSPHHPNMSFLGGGPQIPFSIPNLSPCSNSTHHLAGLSHGLNYGGNMLQFTSGGLSFNSRPQNHWPNHAGILHGDHAGLLNTIVQQQLPHQNVLRSPQIMAPQQMLQQQRLHHQLPSLAHFAALQSQQYNVHPSSSHKSKFGLTDMRDQRPKSSQRSKHNMRFSPQGSDTGSHKSETGWVQIRSKYMTSEEIENILKMQHAATHSNDPYIDDYYHQASLAKRATGSRLKQPFCPSHLREHPSRGRNSTEQHPHLSIDAIGRIPLSSIRRPRXLLEVDPPPSASGDNSDQKVSEKPLEQEPMLAARITIEDGICLLLDVDDIDRFLQSSASQDGGAQLRRRRQILLEGLATSLQLVDPLGKTSHTVGLTSKDDLVFLRLVSLPKGRKLLSRFLQLLFSGSELARIVCMAIFRHLRFLFGGLQSDPGAAETTTHLAKTVSLCVKGMDLRSLSACLVAVVCSSEQPPLRPVGSPAGDGASIILKSVLERATELLTDPHAAGNCSIPNLALWQASFDEFFTLLTKYCLSKYETIVQSVCSQIQPSTDVIGSEAAQAISREMPVELLRASLPHTDEHQRKLLLDFGNRSMPIAGFNSSGESSGRINSESVKG, from the exons ATGGAGAGATCCGACGGCAAAGCCTTCAAGGACTTCGCTGAAGATTCCTCAG GCAATGCACTCTTTGATGCATCGCAATATGATTTTTTTGGTCATAATGCTGTGGAAGAAGTGGAGTTGGGGGGTTTAGAAGACAATCGAGATAATGGTCCCGCATTTGGACCTGCTGACGATGAGTATCATTTGTTTGATAGAGAAGAA GTTGTAGGTCTCGGATCTTTGCCTGACGTGGATGATCTAGCTGCTACTTTTGCAAAG TTGAACAGAGCTGTAACAGGACCAAGACACCCAGGAGTTATTGGTGATAGAGGATCTGGATCTTTTTCAAGAGAAA GTTCATCTGCTGCTGAGTGGACACAAGATGGAGACTTTGGCAACTGGTTAGATCAGCATATGTTTCGCACTGATAGTGTTGAAGAAGAGAAGAGGTGGTCATCACAACCTCAACCCTCTGCTCGTGTTGCGGAATATAAACCTTTGTACAGAACATCCTCATACCCCGAGCAGCAACCAGTGCTGCATCGCTACTCTAGTGAACCAATTCTAGTACCTAAATCAACATTCACGTCTTTCCCTCCACCTGGAAGCAGATCCGAACATGGTTCACCACACCACCCTAATATGTCTTTTCTTGGTGGTGGTCCACAGATACCCTTCTCTATACCAAACCTCTCTCCTTGTTCTAACTCTACTCATCACTTGGCTGGTTTATCTCATGGTTTGAATTATGGTGGAAATATGCTTCAGTTCACCAGTGGTGGCCTTTCTTTTAATAGCAGGCCACAAAATCACTGGCCCAACCATGCTGGTATACTGCATGGGGATCACGCAGGCCTTTTAAACACTATTGTGCAACAACAGTTACCTCATCAAAATGTACTCAGGTCCCCACAAATAATGGCACCACAGCAGATGCTGCAACAGCAGAGACTGCACCATCAATTACCCTCTTTGGCCCATTTTGCGGCACTACAGTCCCAACAGTATAATGTCCATCCATCGTCCTCACATAAATCAAAGTTTGGATTGACTGATATGAGAGACCAAAGACCAAAGTCATCACAAAGGAGCAAACATAATATGCGTTTTTCTCCGCAAGGATCTGATACTGGTAGCCATAAAAGTGAGACTGGGTGGGTCCAAATTAGATCCAAGTATATGACATCTGAAGAAATAGAGAATATACTTAAAATGCAGCATGCTGCTACACATAGCAATGACCCATACATTGATGACTATTACCACCAAGCAAGTCTTGCCAAAAGAGCTACTGGATCGAGGCTGAAACAGCCTTTCTGCCCATCTCACTTGAGGGAGCACCCTTCTCGAGGCCGTAATAGTACAGAACAACATCCTCATCTCTCCATTGATGCTATTGGTAGGATACCTCTCTCTTCGATACGCAGACCTC CCCTCCTTGAAGTCGACCCTCCTCCATCTGCTTCTGGTGATAACTCTGACCAGAAAGTCTCTGAGAAGCCTCTGGAACAGGAACCAATGCTTGCTGCTAGAATCACCATTGAAGATGGAATTTGTCTTCTTCTTGATGTCGATGATATTGATCGGTTTCTACAATCTAGTGCATCCCAGGATGGTGGGGCTCAGCTCAGGCGAAGGCGACAGATCCTTCTAGAAGGTCTGGCAACATCACTTCAACTTGTAGACCCACTTGGCAAAACCAGCCACACTGTTGGGCTGACTTCCAAGGATGACCTTGTGTTCTTACGATTGGTCTCTCTTCCCAAGGGTCGTAAACTCTTATCTAGGTTCCTTCAGCTTCTCTTCTCTGGTAGTGAGCTTGCCCGAATTGTTTGTATGGCTATTTTTCGTCATTTAAGGTTTTTGTTCGGCGGCCTTCAATCTGATCCCGGAGCAGCTGAGACAACCACTCATCTTGCGAAGACAGTTTCCTTATGTGTCAAGGGCATGGATTTACGGTCGCTAAGTGCTTGTCTTGTTGCAGTTGTTTGTTCTTCAGAGCAGCCACCACTGCGCCCTGTTGGAAGCCCTGCTGGTGATGGGGCctctattattttgaaatctgTCCTTGAAAGGGCTACTGAGCTCTTAACTGATCCTCATGCTGCTGGCAACTGCAGCATTCCTAATCTTGCACTGTGGCAAGCTTCATTTGATGAATTTTTCACACTTCTTACCAAGTATTGCCTGAGTAAATATGAAACTATAGTGCAATCCGTATGTTCACAGATCCAGCCAAGTACAGACGTCATTGGATCTGAGGCGGCCCAAGCTATTAGTAGGGAAATGCCTGTTGAGCTTCTACGCGCCAGTCTTCCTCACACTGATGAGCACCAACGGAAACTTCTATTAGATTTTGGTAACCGTTCCATGCCCATTGCTGGGTTCAATTCCAGTGGGGAGAGTAGTGGCCGGATAAACTCAGAATCAGTGAAGGGTTGA
- the LOC121249430 gene encoding uncharacterized protein LOC121249430 has translation MSGILELYEKTSGQSLNKHKTTILFSPAVGADVRDGIVKDCGAQYKITVKKYLGLPIMVVEAKVEELLDDGNSGWNVELVKQVLNKDEVDIVCKLSVSFSSLPDKQIWAFTENGMCSVRSAYHVQVNRKRMESGEFSSKIDEGWEKLWKLNVLGIIKVFVWKAIANCLPIKKNLMKRKVTKEALCPMCKRCDETVCHVLWSCSGASDVWACERSPVQNWSSSENDFFELWYEGILAQLEVMAVVLRRLWLRRNVLVFDNGFEGPNEVFNQAVDCLTEFQ, from the exons atgaGTGGGATATTGGAGCTTTATGAGAAGACATCTGGTCAAAGTCTGAATAAGCATAAGACTACAATTCTGTTTAGTCCAGCAGTTGGTGCAGATGTGAGGGATGGTATTGTGAAAGATTGTGGGgctcaatacaaaataactgTGAAAAAGTATCTAGGGCTTCCAATTATGGTTG TTGAGGCAAAGGTGGAGGAACTTCTTGATGATGGAAATAGTGGGTGGAATGTGGAGTTGGTTAAACAAGTACTTAATAAAGATGAAGTTGATATTGTGTGCAAACTGTCTGTTAGCTTTTCTAGTCTTCCTGATAAACAAATTTGGGCTTTCACAGAAAATGGTATGTGTAGTGTGAGAAGTGCATATCATGTACAAGTAAACAGAAAAAGAATGGAGAGTGGAGAATTTTCTAGCAAAATAGATGAGGGATGGGAAAAACTGTGGAAGCTGAATGTTCTTGGGATTATAAAGGTCTTTGTTTGGAAGGCTATTGCAAATTGTCTTCctataaagaaaaatcttatgaAAAGGAAAGTTACAAAGGAAGCTTTATGTCCAATGTGCAAGAGATGTGATGAAACAGTTTGTCATGTCTTGTGGAGTTGCAGTGGCGCAAGTGATGTCTGGGCATGTGAAAGGAGTCCAGTGCAGAATTGGTCAAGTAGTGAGAATGATTTTTTCGAACTCTGGTATGAAGGGATTTTAGCTCAGTTGGAAGTGATGGCTGTGGTGCTGAGAAGACTGTGGTTGAGGAGAAATGTCTTGGTGTTTGATAACGGGTTCGAGGGACCTAATGAGGTGTTTAACCAAGCTGTTGATTGCTTGACTGAGTTTCAATAG